From a region of the Mycolicibacterium sp. MU0050 genome:
- a CDS encoding winged helix-turn-helix transcriptional regulator, with the protein MVRSYGQYCALAKSLDVVGDRWSLLIVRELLAGPQRYGDLLTALAPIATDMLASRLRDLESDDVLTRRELARPATGRVYELTERGRALEDVISAYIRWGRPLIETRHPDDAVRPQWIGRAVRAHVRPDRPGVDIVLRLVMPEGPWVGRIGEREIEDLDGDVAADITLTGSAETLMAATDPDRVVALQEAGELAVDGDPAALAALSRVFDPAPAATAGKRRPRR; encoded by the coding sequence ATGGTCCGCTCCTACGGTCAGTACTGCGCCCTGGCCAAAAGCCTCGATGTCGTCGGCGATCGCTGGTCGCTGCTGATCGTGCGGGAACTGCTCGCCGGACCACAGCGCTACGGCGACCTGCTCACCGCGCTCGCGCCCATCGCCACCGACATGCTGGCCTCCCGGCTTCGCGACCTGGAGTCCGACGACGTGCTGACCCGCCGCGAACTGGCCCGCCCCGCGACCGGTCGCGTGTACGAACTGACCGAACGCGGCCGCGCGCTCGAGGACGTCATCAGCGCCTACATCCGCTGGGGGCGCCCGCTGATCGAGACCCGTCACCCCGATGACGCGGTGCGCCCGCAGTGGATCGGGCGCGCGGTGCGCGCCCATGTGCGCCCGGACCGGCCCGGCGTCGACATCGTGCTGCGCCTCGTGATGCCCGAGGGGCCCTGGGTCGGGCGCATCGGGGAACGCGAGATCGAGGATCTCGACGGCGACGTCGCGGCCGATATCACGCTGACCGGTAGCGCCGAGACCCTCATGGCCGCAACCGATCCCGACCGCGTCGTGGCCCTGCAGGAAGCGGGGGAGCTGGCCGTCGACGGCGATCCCGCCGCGCTGGCCGCGCTCAGCCGGGTGTTCGATCCAGCTCCCGCAGCGACGGCAGGAAAACGGCGACCACGCCGATGA
- a CDS encoding DUF3237 domain-containing protein, translating to MNPEIDTTPTLEHLADIRLAISAVHAAPAPAGTRLTYVIGGGRCDGPALSGEFLAGGGDWVLVGTDGVSRLDVRATLRTDDGALVHVTNIGRVRMSPAAVDRFRTGELIRHDEMYGRSSPLFDSGDPRYQWLNGTYTLAVNEVSLTAVHYRVFAVG from the coding sequence ATGAACCCCGAGATCGACACCACCCCGACCCTGGAACACCTCGCCGACATCCGGCTGGCCATCTCCGCCGTGCACGCCGCACCGGCGCCGGCGGGCACCCGGCTGACCTATGTGATCGGCGGCGGCCGCTGCGATGGCCCCGCGCTGTCCGGTGAATTCCTCGCCGGCGGCGGCGACTGGGTGCTCGTGGGCACCGACGGCGTCTCGCGCCTCGACGTCCGGGCGACCCTGCGCACCGACGACGGCGCGCTGGTGCACGTGACCAACATCGGCCGGGTGCGGATGTCGCCGGCGGCCGTCGACCGCTTCCGGACGGGCGAACTGATCCGGCACGACGAGATGTACGGCCGGTCGAGCCCACTGTTCGACAGCGGCGACCCGCGCTACCAATGGCTCAACGGCACCTACACGCTGGCCGTCAACGAGGTGTCGTTGACCGCCGTGCACTACCGGGTGTTCGCCGTCGGGTGA
- a CDS encoding DEAD/DEAH box helicase, which yields MTTEDPDQSGPAVLTFADLQIHPAVLQAVSDVGYESPSAIQAATIPALLEGSDVVGLAQTGTGKTAAFAIPILSKIDVTNKATQALVLAPTRELALQVAEAFSRYGAGLPQVQVLAIYGGSSYAVQLSGLRRGAQVVVGTPGRVIDHLERGTLDLSHLDYLVLDEADEMLQMGFAEDVERILSDTPEYKQVALFSATMPAAIRKITSKYLHDPVEVSVKSKTATAENITQRYLQVAGYRKMDALTRILEVESFEAMIVFVRTKQATEEVAEKLRARGFSAAAINGDIAQNQRERTISALKDGSLDILVATDVAARGLDVERISHVLNYDIPHDTESYVHRIGRTGRAGRSGTAILFVSPRERHMLKAIEKATRSQLEEIQLPTVDDVNAQRVAKFRDSISDALGAPGFELFRRLIEDFERENDVPMADIAAALALQTRNGEEFLMSEPPPEKRRERPDRPARADRPLRRPSGAFATYRIDVGKRHKVMPGAIVGAIANEGGLHRSDFGHISIMQDFSLVELPPELPAEALKKLAKTRIQGVPINLQPDRGPGARDGGGKKPYRGGDKKPYKGQGGKKPHKHRKPE from the coding sequence ATGACCACCGAAGACCCGGATCAGTCCGGTCCCGCCGTTTTGACGTTCGCCGACCTGCAAATTCACCCCGCCGTGCTGCAGGCGGTGTCGGACGTCGGCTACGAATCGCCCTCGGCGATCCAGGCGGCGACCATCCCGGCGCTGCTGGAGGGCTCCGACGTGGTGGGCCTGGCGCAGACCGGGACCGGCAAGACCGCCGCCTTCGCCATCCCGATCCTGTCCAAGATCGACGTCACCAACAAGGCCACCCAGGCCCTGGTGCTGGCACCCACCCGCGAGCTGGCCCTGCAGGTCGCCGAGGCGTTCAGCCGGTACGGGGCGGGCCTGCCGCAGGTGCAGGTGCTGGCGATCTACGGCGGTTCGTCCTACGCCGTGCAGCTGTCCGGCCTGCGTCGCGGCGCGCAGGTGGTGGTCGGCACCCCCGGCCGGGTCATCGACCACCTCGAGCGCGGCACCCTGGATCTGTCGCACCTGGATTACCTGGTGCTCGACGAGGCCGACGAGATGCTGCAGATGGGCTTCGCCGAGGACGTCGAGCGGATCCTGTCCGACACCCCGGAGTACAAGCAGGTCGCGCTGTTCTCGGCGACCATGCCCGCGGCCATCCGCAAGATCACCAGCAAGTACCTCCACGATCCCGTCGAGGTCTCCGTCAAGTCGAAGACCGCGACGGCGGAGAACATCACGCAGCGCTACCTGCAGGTGGCCGGATACCGCAAGATGGACGCCCTGACCAGGATCCTCGAGGTCGAGTCGTTCGAGGCGATGATCGTGTTCGTGCGGACCAAGCAGGCCACCGAGGAGGTCGCCGAGAAGCTGCGGGCCCGCGGGTTCTCCGCGGCCGCCATCAACGGCGACATCGCGCAGAACCAGCGCGAGCGCACCATCTCGGCGTTGAAGGACGGCAGCCTGGACATCCTGGTGGCCACCGACGTCGCCGCGCGCGGTCTGGACGTCGAGCGGATCTCGCACGTGCTCAACTACGACATCCCGCACGACACCGAGTCCTATGTTCACCGCATCGGCCGGACGGGCCGCGCCGGAAGGTCGGGAACGGCAATACTTTTCGTCTCGCCGCGCGAGCGCCACATGCTCAAGGCCATCGAGAAGGCGACCCGCTCGCAGCTGGAGGAGATCCAGCTACCGACGGTCGACGACGTCAACGCCCAGCGCGTGGCCAAGTTCCGGGACTCGATCAGCGATGCGCTCGGGGCCCCCGGCTTCGAGCTGTTCCGCAGGCTGATCGAGGACTTCGAACGCGAGAACGACGTGCCGATGGCCGACATCGCGGCGGCATTGGCGCTGCAGACCCGCAACGGTGAAGAGTTCCTGATGTCCGAGCCGCCGCCGGAGAAGCGCCGGGAGCGACCGGACCGGCCGGCGCGCGCGGACCGGCCGCTGCGGCGGCCCTCCGGCGCATTCGCGACGTACCGCATCGACGTCGGCAAGCGCCACAAGGTGATGCCCGGCGCCATCGTCGGGGCCATCGCCAACGAGGGCGGTCTGCACCGCAGCGACTTCGGGCACATCTCGATCATGCAGGACTTCTCGCTGGTGGAGTTGCCACCGGAGTTGCCGGCCGAGGCGCTCAAAAAGCTGGCGAAGACCCGCATCCAGGGTGTCCCGATCAACCTGCAGCCCGACCGCGGTCCCGGCGCCCGTGACGGTGGCGGTAAGAAGCCGTACCGCGGCGGCGACAAGAAGCCCTACAAGGGGCAGGGCGGCAAGAAACCGCACAAGCACCGCAAGCCCGAATGA
- a CDS encoding LppP/LprE family lipoprotein, with protein MSAARRATLAPAVAAVAIAALTACGSGDSTVAKTPAPPPAAQPNSTPAPSTVVVPTTTPSGPADPCAVNLAAPAIAQAVSELPRDPRSKQPWSTEPIAGNYNECAPLSAVIVEANTNAENPSTRALLFHLGRYIPTGVPDTFGFSGLDTSQSTGDTVALEHDTGIEGLSSVVKFRWNGSGVELIGNAPAG; from the coding sequence GTGTCCGCAGCGCGCCGAGCAACCCTGGCTCCTGCGGTCGCCGCTGTCGCGATCGCCGCGCTGACCGCCTGCGGTTCCGGCGACTCCACGGTCGCCAAGACCCCGGCGCCGCCGCCCGCCGCGCAGCCGAACAGCACCCCGGCACCGAGCACCGTCGTCGTGCCGACCACGACGCCGAGCGGCCCGGCCGACCCGTGCGCGGTCAACCTGGCCGCACCGGCCATCGCCCAGGCGGTCTCGGAGTTGCCCCGCGACCCGCGCAGCAAGCAGCCCTGGAGCACCGAGCCGATCGCGGGCAACTACAACGAGTGCGCGCCATTGTCGGCGGTGATCGTCGAGGCCAACACCAACGCCGAGAATCCGAGCACCCGCGCGCTGCTGTTCCACCTCGGTCGCTACATCCCCACCGGGGTGCCCGACACCTTCGGGTTCAGCGGCCTCGACACGTCGCAGAGCACCGGCGACACCGTTGCACTCGAGCACGACACCGGCATCGAGGGCCTGTCCAGCGTGGTGAAGTTCCGGTGGAACGGCAGCGGCGTCGAACTGATCGGCAACGCCCCCGCCGGCTGA
- a CDS encoding FAD-binding oxidoreductase, with protein sequence MSDAAIAALSAHLPAGTVITDPDILGSYRQDRAFDPSAGTPLAVVRPTRTEEVQAVLRWATENRVAVVTRGMGTGLSGGATALDGGIVLSTEKMREIAVDPVTRTAVAQPGLLNAEVKKAVAAHGLWYPPDPSSFEICSIGGNIATNAGGLCCVKYGVTTDYVLGLQVVLADGTAVRLGGPRLKDVAGLSLTKLFVGSEGTLGVITEVTLRLLPAQHGACTVVATFGSVRAACEAVAAVTGKIRPAMLEFMDAAAINAVEDKLKMGLDRTAAAMLVATSDERGRSGAEDAEFMAAVFNEHGAREVFSTADPDEGEAFVAARRFAIPAVEAKGSLLLEDVGVPLSALADLVTGIEQLAAERDLMISVIAHAGDGNTHPLIVFDPADPDMTRRAEQAFGEIMELAVALGGTITGEHGVGRLKKPWLADYLGPEAMELNSRIKRALDPDGILNPGTIF encoded by the coding sequence GTGTCCGACGCCGCGATCGCCGCGCTGAGTGCGCACCTACCGGCGGGAACGGTGATCACCGATCCCGACATCCTGGGCTCCTACCGCCAGGACCGCGCCTTCGATCCCTCGGCCGGAACGCCGTTGGCCGTGGTGCGGCCCACCCGCACCGAGGAGGTCCAGGCGGTGCTGCGCTGGGCCACCGAGAACCGCGTCGCGGTGGTGACCCGAGGGATGGGCACCGGGCTGTCCGGCGGCGCGACGGCGCTCGACGGCGGGATCGTGCTGTCGACGGAGAAGATGCGCGAGATCGCCGTCGATCCGGTGACGCGCACCGCGGTGGCCCAGCCCGGGCTGCTCAACGCGGAGGTGAAGAAGGCCGTTGCGGCACATGGCCTCTGGTATCCGCCGGACCCGTCGTCGTTCGAGATCTGCAGTATCGGCGGCAACATCGCCACCAACGCCGGCGGGCTGTGCTGCGTGAAGTACGGCGTCACGACCGACTACGTCCTGGGCCTGCAGGTGGTGCTGGCCGACGGCACCGCGGTGCGGCTCGGCGGCCCGCGGCTCAAAGACGTTGCCGGACTGAGCCTCACCAAATTGTTCGTCGGTAGCGAGGGCACCCTGGGGGTGATCACCGAGGTGACCCTGCGCCTGCTGCCGGCCCAACACGGCGCGTGCACGGTGGTCGCCACCTTCGGATCGGTACGCGCGGCCTGCGAAGCGGTGGCCGCGGTCACCGGCAAGATCCGCCCCGCCATGCTGGAGTTCATGGATGCGGCGGCCATCAACGCCGTCGAGGACAAGCTCAAGATGGGCCTGGACCGCACCGCCGCCGCGATGCTGGTGGCGACCTCCGACGAGCGCGGCCGCTCCGGCGCCGAAGACGCCGAGTTCATGGCGGCGGTGTTCAACGAACACGGTGCACGCGAGGTGTTCTCGACCGCCGACCCCGACGAGGGCGAGGCCTTTGTCGCCGCGCGCCGGTTCGCCATCCCCGCGGTGGAGGCCAAAGGGTCGCTGCTGCTCGAGGATGTGGGCGTACCGCTGTCGGCGCTGGCCGACCTGGTGACCGGCATCGAGCAATTGGCCGCCGAGCGCGACCTGATGATCTCGGTCATCGCGCACGCCGGCGACGGGAACACCCATCCGCTGATCGTGTTCGACCCCGCCGATCCCGACATGACCCGGCGCGCCGAGCAGGCCTTCGGCGAGATCATGGAACTCGCCGTGGCATTGGGCGGAACCATCACCGGCGAACACGGGGTGGGGCGACTGAAGAAGCCGTGGCTGGCGGACTACCTCGGGCCCGAGGCGATGGAGCTCAACAGCCGGATCAAGCGGGCCCTGGATCCCGACGGCATCTTGAACCCCGGCACCATCTTCTGA
- a CDS encoding cytochrome P450 — translation MTADLSHVVEHPAFRLADADTWADPWPMYRALRDHDPVHHVIPEQRPEHDYYVLSRHADIWAAARDHQRFSSAGGLTVNYGELELIGLQDNPPMVMQDPPTHTEFRKLVSRGFTPRQVEAVEPQVREFVVERIERLRAAGGGDIVAELFKPLPSMVVAHYLGVPEQDRDRFDGWTDAIVAANTTEGGLGGTLATLGDALGEMMSYFTALVEHRRAHPADDTVSHLVAAGVGADGDVAGMLSILAFTFTMVTGGNDTTTGMLGGAMQLLHRHPDQRRLLAENPDLIPDSVEELLRLTSPVQGLARTVTRDVTLGDTTIPQGRKVLLLYGSGNRDERQYGPAAGDLDVTRRPRNILTFSHGAHHCLGAAAARMQSRVALSELLARCPEFEVDESEIVWAGGSYVRRPLSVPVRVR, via the coding sequence ATGACAGCTGATCTGTCTCATGTCGTGGAGCATCCGGCCTTCCGCCTGGCCGACGCCGACACCTGGGCCGACCCCTGGCCGATGTACCGCGCGTTGCGCGACCACGACCCCGTCCACCATGTGATTCCGGAGCAGCGCCCCGAGCACGACTACTACGTGCTGTCCCGGCACGCCGACATCTGGGCGGCGGCCCGCGACCACCAGAGGTTCTCCTCGGCGGGCGGGCTGACCGTCAACTACGGCGAACTGGAACTGATCGGCCTGCAGGACAACCCGCCGATGGTCATGCAGGATCCGCCCACCCACACGGAATTTCGCAAGCTGGTGTCGCGCGGGTTCACCCCACGCCAGGTGGAGGCCGTCGAACCCCAGGTCCGCGAGTTCGTCGTCGAGCGCATCGAGCGACTGCGCGCCGCCGGGGGCGGCGACATTGTCGCCGAATTGTTCAAACCGCTGCCGTCGATGGTGGTCGCCCACTACCTCGGGGTGCCCGAACAGGATCGCGACCGATTCGACGGCTGGACCGACGCCATTGTCGCGGCCAACACCACCGAGGGCGGGCTGGGCGGCACGCTGGCGACACTCGGCGACGCCCTCGGCGAGATGATGTCCTACTTCACCGCCCTGGTGGAACACCGCCGTGCGCACCCGGCCGACGACACGGTGTCGCACCTGGTCGCCGCCGGCGTCGGGGCCGACGGGGACGTCGCCGGGATGCTGTCCATCCTGGCGTTCACCTTCACCATGGTGACCGGGGGCAACGACACCACCACCGGCATGCTGGGCGGCGCCATGCAACTACTGCACCGCCACCCCGACCAGCGTCGCCTGCTGGCCGAAAACCCCGATCTGATCCCGGATTCGGTCGAGGAGCTGTTGCGGCTGACCTCCCCCGTGCAGGGTCTGGCCCGTACCGTGACCCGCGACGTCACGCTCGGCGACACCACGATCCCGCAGGGGCGAAAGGTGTTGCTGCTCTACGGTTCCGGCAACCGCGACGAGCGCCAGTACGGTCCCGCGGCGGGCGACCTCGACGTCACCCGCCGGCCCCGCAACATCCTGACGTTCAGCCACGGCGCCCACCACTGCCTGGGGGCGGCGGCGGCCCGGATGCAGTCCCGGGTGGCGCTGAGCGAGCTGCTGGCTCGGTGCCCCGAATTCGAGGTCGACGAGTCCGAAATAGTCTGGGCCGGGGGAAGTTACGTCCGCCGCCCACTGTCCGTTCCGGTGCGGGTGCGGTGA
- a CDS encoding siderophore-interacting protein produces MAEQKPSRGLTGALVKLWRGGEYQLKVIGRTEFSEHYLRLHFDSGVLLDECPTHPTMWVRGWFPDGGRSHQRGYTLVNPDPQARTVDIDFAMHDGVATRWAGAARPGDVLEVTVLGSNFRLPNPAPAGYVIVGDTASLPAINSLLEAIDGAPARVFLEAGHAGDRKLPVAGAAEVTWVDRRDSGQALIDAVRAAAFDAGDHFGWVACDNRTTRSVARLLREDFAIPRTAIKAQAYWVA; encoded by the coding sequence ATGGCCGAGCAGAAGCCGTCCCGGGGCCTGACGGGCGCCCTGGTCAAGCTGTGGCGCGGCGGCGAATATCAACTGAAGGTCATCGGGCGCACCGAATTCAGCGAGCACTACCTGCGCCTGCACTTCGACTCCGGCGTGCTGCTCGACGAGTGCCCCACGCATCCGACCATGTGGGTCCGCGGCTGGTTCCCCGACGGCGGCAGATCGCATCAGCGGGGCTACACGCTGGTCAACCCGGATCCGCAGGCGCGCACCGTCGACATCGACTTCGCCATGCACGACGGGGTGGCCACCCGCTGGGCCGGCGCCGCCCGCCCGGGCGACGTCCTCGAGGTCACCGTGCTGGGCAGCAACTTCCGGTTGCCGAATCCGGCGCCGGCCGGCTACGTCATCGTGGGTGACACCGCCTCGCTGCCGGCGATCAACTCGCTGCTGGAGGCCATCGACGGCGCGCCGGCCCGGGTGTTCCTCGAGGCCGGCCACGCCGGCGACCGCAAGTTGCCGGTGGCCGGCGCGGCCGAGGTCACGTGGGTGGACCGCCGGGATTCCGGGCAGGCCCTGATCGACGCGGTGCGCGCCGCGGCGTTCGACGCCGGCGACCACTTCGGCTGGGTGGCCTGTGACAACCGCACCACGCGTTCGGTGGCCCGGCTCTTGCGTGAGGACTTCGCGATCCCGCGGACCGCGATCAAGGCCCAGGCCTACTGGGTCGCCTGA
- a CDS encoding uracil-DNA glycosylase codes for MLPHPRTGRPFASPVPPGTGWPGDPATASTPVAEDEAAVAELAAAAAGVRELDAEVSVCRACPRLVSWREEVAAVKRRSFADQPYWGRPVPGWGSAKPRLLILGLAPAANGANRTGRIFTGDRSGDQLFAALHRAGLVNQPLSVDAADGLRANKIRITSPVRCAPPGNAPTPAERVTCSPWLLAEWAMIAPHVRVIVTLGGFAWQVALGLLAGQFERPRPKFGHGAVVELDSGQQLLGCFHPSQQNMFTGRLTPAMLDDIFTDARRRASI; via the coding sequence GTGTTGCCGCATCCGCGAACCGGGCGACCGTTCGCCTCGCCGGTACCGCCCGGCACTGGCTGGCCGGGTGACCCGGCGACCGCGTCGACCCCGGTCGCCGAGGACGAGGCGGCCGTCGCGGAGTTGGCGGCCGCCGCCGCCGGCGTGCGCGAACTCGACGCGGAGGTCAGCGTGTGCCGGGCCTGCCCGCGGCTGGTGTCCTGGCGCGAGGAGGTCGCCGCGGTCAAGCGACGTTCCTTCGCCGATCAGCCGTACTGGGGCCGGCCGGTGCCCGGCTGGGGATCGGCGAAGCCCCGGCTGCTGATCCTCGGGTTGGCGCCGGCGGCCAACGGCGCCAACCGAACCGGACGGATCTTCACCGGGGACCGCTCCGGCGACCAACTGTTCGCCGCGCTGCACCGCGCCGGCCTGGTCAATCAGCCGCTGTCGGTGGATGCTGCGGACGGGTTGCGGGCCAACAAGATTCGCATCACCTCGCCGGTGCGCTGCGCCCCACCCGGGAATGCGCCCACCCCGGCCGAGCGGGTCACCTGCTCACCGTGGCTGCTGGCCGAGTGGGCGATGATCGCCCCGCACGTCCGGGTGATCGTGACGCTGGGCGGTTTCGCCTGGCAGGTGGCCCTCGGCCTGCTGGCCGGCCAGTTCGAGCGGCCCAGGCCCAAATTCGGGCACGGCGCCGTCGTCGAACTGGACTCGGGTCAGCAGCTGCTGGGCTGCTTCCATCCCAGCCAGCAGAACATGTTCACCGGCCGGCTGACCCCGGCGATGCTCGACGACATCTTCACCGACGCCCGCCGCCGCGCAAGCATCTGA
- a CDS encoding acyltransferase yields MTLSQDRDVQGGLEQVSTVDRVASLTGVRAVAALLVVLTHAAYTTGMYPQGYLGLVYSRMEIGVPIFFALSGFLLFRPWVRAVAANRPAPSVRRYAWHRVRRIMPAYVVTVLLAYLVYHFRTAGPNPGHTWEGLFRNLTLTQLYTDNYVYSYLHQGLTQMWSLAVEVSFYAVLPALAYLLLVVLCRRRWRPWLLLAALAALGLITPLWLAFVHDSHWLPDGAPLWLPTYLLWFLGGMALAVLQSMGVRCYGFVAVPLALICYFIASTPIAGEPTTSPKELSEAIVKAVFYAVIAALVLAPPALGDQRGWYNRFLASRPMVWLGEISYEIFLVHLVLMEIAMVEILQKPVYTGSMAGLFVATMALTIPVAWLLHRFTRVR; encoded by the coding sequence ATGACGCTGTCGCAGGACCGCGACGTGCAGGGCGGGCTGGAGCAGGTCTCCACCGTCGACCGCGTCGCTTCGCTGACCGGTGTGCGCGCCGTCGCCGCGCTGCTCGTGGTGCTGACGCACGCCGCCTACACCACCGGCATGTATCCGCAGGGCTATCTGGGCCTGGTGTACTCCCGGATGGAGATCGGCGTGCCGATCTTCTTCGCGTTGTCGGGCTTCTTGCTGTTCCGGCCGTGGGTGCGGGCGGTGGCCGCGAACCGGCCGGCGCCCTCGGTGCGCCGCTACGCCTGGCACCGGGTGCGGCGCATCATGCCGGCCTACGTGGTCACGGTGCTGTTGGCCTACCTCGTCTACCACTTCCGCACCGCCGGACCCAACCCGGGACACACCTGGGAGGGGCTGTTCCGTAACCTCACGCTGACCCAGCTCTACACCGACAACTACGTGTATTCCTATCTGCACCAAGGCCTTACGCAGATGTGGAGCCTGGCGGTCGAGGTGTCCTTCTACGCGGTGCTGCCGGCGCTGGCCTATCTGCTGCTGGTGGTGTTGTGCCGGCGGCGGTGGCGCCCGTGGCTACTGCTGGCCGCGCTGGCGGCGCTCGGGCTGATCACGCCGCTGTGGCTGGCGTTCGTGCACGACTCGCACTGGCTGCCCGACGGCGCCCCGCTGTGGCTGCCGACGTATCTGCTGTGGTTCCTCGGCGGCATGGCCCTGGCGGTGCTGCAGTCCATGGGGGTGCGGTGTTACGGCTTCGTCGCGGTACCGCTGGCGTTGATCTGCTACTTCATTGCCTCCACCCCGATCGCGGGGGAGCCCACGACCTCGCCCAAGGAGTTGTCCGAGGCGATCGTCAAGGCGGTGTTCTACGCGGTGATCGCGGCGCTGGTGCTGGCGCCGCCGGCGCTGGGGGATCAACGCGGTTGGTACAACCGCTTCCTGGCGAGCCGGCCCATGGTGTGGCTGGGCGAGATCTCCTACGAGATCTTCTTGGTGCATCTGGTGCTGATGGAGATCGCGATGGTCGAGATCCTGCAGAAGCCGGTCTACACCGGGTCGATGGCGGGCCTGTTCGTCGCGACCATGGCGCTCACCATTCCGGTGGCCTGGTTGCTGCACCGCTTCACCCGGGTGCGCTGA
- a CDS encoding TetR/AcrR family transcriptional regulator — protein MAGNNWLASPRSEAAVDRILDAAGELFARRPAASVGMNEIARAAGCSRATLYRYFENREALYTAYVHREAYAVHHQLLESLEGIDDPRQRLVQALLTSLRLVRNNAALQSWFAAGTAPIGAEIAESSDVVKAMSAAFVVSLSPGDPDTDPEAVERKARWIVRVLTSLLLFPGRDDDDERRMTEEFLAPVVTPRDQATQ, from the coding sequence ATGGCCGGTAACAACTGGTTGGCGTCGCCGCGCAGCGAAGCGGCGGTGGACCGCATCCTCGACGCCGCGGGCGAGTTGTTCGCGCGGCGCCCGGCCGCGTCGGTGGGGATGAACGAGATCGCCCGGGCCGCGGGGTGCTCCCGGGCCACCCTGTACCGGTACTTCGAGAACCGCGAGGCGTTGTACACCGCCTACGTGCACCGCGAGGCGTACGCGGTGCATCACCAACTGCTGGAGTCCCTCGAGGGCATCGACGATCCCCGGCAGCGACTAGTGCAGGCGTTGTTGACGTCGCTGCGGCTGGTGCGCAACAACGCGGCCCTGCAGTCCTGGTTCGCGGCCGGCACCGCCCCCATCGGCGCCGAGATTGCCGAGTCCTCCGACGTGGTCAAGGCCATGAGCGCGGCCTTCGTGGTGTCACTGAGCCCCGGCGACCCCGACACCGACCCCGAGGCCGTCGAACGCAAGGCGCGCTGGATCGTCCGCGTGCTGACCTCGCTGCTGCTGTTCCCGGGCCGCGACGACGACGACGAACGCCGGATGACCGAGGAGTTCCTGGCGCCGGTCGTGACCCCGCGGGATCAGGCGACCCAGTAG
- a CDS encoding MFS transporter, with the protein MASRSRVPLGLILFSALVAGAGNGISIIAFPWLVLQRNGSAMEASVVALAATLPLLVATLFAGTAVDYLGRRRVSMLSDLLSALSVATVPVVALSFGVEAVNVAVLATLAAFGAFFDPAGMTARETMLPEAATQAGWTLDKANSGYEAVFNLAYIVGPGIGGVLIATIGGINTMWVTAGAFAASMALIGALRLEGAGAPDRTQLPEQVWAGIVEGLRFVWNLRVLRTLALIDLAVVGLYMPMEAVLFPKYFTDRDEPAQLGWVLMALSVGGLVGALGYAVTSRFMSRRATMIAAVLTLGVTMTVIAVLPPLPVILVMAALGGLAYGPIQPIYNYVMQTRAPQHLRGRVVGVMGSLAYAAGPVGLIVAGPLADGAGLQVTFLALSIPMIVIGVVAVFLPSLRELDRTPG; encoded by the coding sequence ATGGCCAGTCGCTCCCGCGTACCGCTCGGGCTGATCCTGTTCTCCGCGCTGGTCGCCGGCGCCGGCAACGGCATCTCGATCATCGCGTTTCCGTGGCTGGTGCTGCAGCGCAACGGGTCGGCCATGGAGGCCTCGGTGGTGGCGCTGGCGGCCACGCTGCCGCTGCTGGTGGCGACGCTGTTCGCCGGGACCGCGGTGGATTACCTGGGCCGGCGGCGGGTCTCGATGCTCTCGGATCTGCTCTCCGCGCTGTCGGTGGCCACGGTGCCGGTGGTCGCGCTGAGCTTCGGGGTCGAGGCCGTCAACGTGGCCGTGCTGGCGACCCTGGCCGCGTTCGGCGCGTTCTTCGATCCGGCCGGGATGACGGCGCGCGAAACCATGCTGCCCGAGGCCGCGACGCAGGCGGGCTGGACGCTGGACAAGGCCAACAGCGGTTACGAGGCTGTGTTCAACCTGGCCTACATCGTGGGGCCGGGCATCGGTGGCGTGCTGATCGCGACGATCGGCGGCATCAACACCATGTGGGTGACCGCCGGGGCCTTCGCGGCCTCGATGGCGCTGATCGGCGCGCTGCGGTTGGAGGGGGCCGGCGCACCCGACCGCACCCAGCTGCCCGAGCAGGTGTGGGCCGGGATCGTCGAGGGGCTGCGATTCGTCTGGAACCTGCGGGTGCTGCGGACGCTCGCGCTGATCGACCTCGCGGTGGTCGGGCTGTACATGCCGATGGAAGCCGTGCTGTTCCCGAAGTACTTCACCGACCGCGACGAGCCCGCGCAGCTGGGCTGGGTGTTGATGGCGCTGTCGGTGGGCGGCCTGGTGGGCGCGCTGGGGTATGCGGTGACCTCGAGGTTCATGAGCCGCCGCGCCACGATGATCGCCGCGGTGCTGACGCTCGGAGTGACCATGACGGTGATCGCGGTGCTGCCGCCGCTGCCGGTGATCCTGGTGATGGCGGCCCTCGGCGGCTTGGCGTACGGCCCCATCCAGCCCATCTACAACTACGTGATGCAGACCCGGGCGCCGCAACATCTGCGCGGGCGCGTGGTCGGGGTGATGGGTTCGCTGGCATACGCGGCCGGGCCGGTGGGGCTCATCGTGGCCGGGCCGCTGGCCGACGGCGCGGGCCTGCAGGTGACGTTCCTGGCGCTGTCGATCCCGATGATCGTCATCGGCGTGGTCGCCGTTTTCCTGCCGTCGCTGCGGGAGCTGGATCGAACACCCGGCTGA